From a region of the Constantimarinum furrinae genome:
- a CDS encoding F0F1 ATP synthase subunit epsilon has protein sequence MHLEIVTPEAQLVSGEVESVTVPGVEGPFQMLNNHAAIVSLLTAGKVKFKGNPTIAEGFEKKFTKDADGKWVLEINGGTVECNNNNIIVLAD, from the coding sequence ATGCACTTAGAAATAGTAACTCCAGAAGCCCAATTGGTGTCGGGTGAAGTTGAATCGGTAACAGTTCCCGGTGTTGAAGGGCCTTTTCAGATGTTAAATAATCACGCAGCTATTGTTTCATTACTTACTGCAGGTAAAGTAAAATTTAAAGGCAACCCAACTATCGCTGAAGGTTTTGAAAAGAAATTCACTAAGGATGCCGATGGGAAATGGGTACTGGAAATTAACGGTGGTACCGTAGAGTGTAATAACAATAACATTATTGTATTGGCTGATTAA
- a CDS encoding sulfotransferase-like domain-containing protein — protein MQVINLISGPRNISTALMYSFAQREDFNVLDEPFYGYYLKNSDKAADHPSKDEILATMELNPEVVVKGINDLAGIKHIFVKGMAHHFLDKNPEFLFDWQNVILIRHPQKLIASFSRVIDAPKLNDIGLKRAAELFLFLKEHDKTPLVIDSDELLLDPENYLKKLCRLLDIQFDQAMLSWPKGGIPEDGVWAAHWYANVHNSEGFKAGISKDHSIPEHLQALLKEAMPYYETLKKNIVLND, from the coding sequence ATGCAAGTCATCAATCTCATATCGGGTCCAAGAAATATTTCTACAGCGTTAATGTACTCGTTTGCACAACGGGAAGATTTTAACGTCCTCGATGAACCGTTTTACGGTTATTATTTAAAGAATTCCGACAAAGCTGCCGATCATCCTTCGAAGGATGAGATACTTGCCACCATGGAACTTAATCCGGAGGTTGTTGTAAAGGGAATCAACGACCTGGCAGGGATAAAACATATATTTGTAAAAGGGATGGCTCATCATTTTCTTGACAAGAACCCCGAATTTTTATTCGACTGGCAGAATGTGATCCTTATTCGACATCCTCAAAAATTAATAGCCTCTTTTTCCCGAGTGATCGATGCCCCCAAACTAAATGATATAGGTTTGAAACGCGCAGCCGAATTGTTTTTATTTCTAAAGGAGCACGATAAGACTCCATTGGTAATTGATAGCGACGAACTTTTATTGGATCCGGAAAACTATCTGAAGAAATTGTGCAGACTTTTGGATATTCAGTTCGACCAGGCGATGCTGTCCTGGCCCAAAGGCGGTATTCCCGAAGACGGAGTCTGGGCAGCCCATTGGTATGCCAATGTTCACAATTCGGAAGGGTTTAAAGCTGGAATCTCTAAGGATCACAGTATCCCCGAACATTTGCAGGCATTATTAAAGGAGGCTATGCCGTATTACGAAACTTTAAAAAAGAACATAGTACTAAACGATTGA
- the bioD gene encoding dethiobiotin synthase, whose protein sequence is MKNNTYFITGISTEVGKTIVSAMVTEALMADYWKPVQAGELENPDSGKVKDLISNSKSEFHKSAFELTSPMSPHAAAQVDGVSISLKSIHRPSTTNHLVIEGAGGLLVPINDKETMVDLIQPDDKVILVSRHYLGSINHTLLSIELLKQRNLEVFGIIFSGSEHKSTESVIAKMTGVPILGRIDEEPYFDKNVVAEYAEILTPVLI, encoded by the coding sequence ATGAAAAACAACACCTATTTTATTACCGGAATTTCTACTGAAGTTGGAAAAACCATAGTTTCGGCAATGGTAACTGAGGCCTTGATGGCAGACTACTGGAAACCCGTCCAGGCCGGGGAACTTGAGAATCCCGACAGCGGGAAAGTGAAGGATCTAATCTCAAATTCCAAATCTGAATTCCATAAAAGTGCCTTCGAACTCACCAGCCCTATGAGTCCGCATGCTGCGGCCCAAGTGGATGGGGTTTCAATATCCCTGAAATCGATACACAGACCGAGTACGACAAATCACTTAGTAATTGAGGGTGCCGGAGGATTGTTGGTGCCTATAAATGACAAGGAAACTATGGTAGATCTCATTCAACCCGATGATAAGGTGATCCTGGTTTCGCGACATTATTTGGGAAGTATTAACCACACCTTACTCTCCATTGAACTGTTAAAGCAACGCAATCTGGAGGTCTTCGGAATTATTTTTAGCGGTAGTGAACATAAAAGTACCGAATCTGTCATCGCTAAAATGACTGGCGTTCCTATACTTGGAAGAATTGATGAAGAACCCTATTTTGACAAGAATGTGGTAGCTGAATATGCTGAAATTTTAACTCCGGTACTCATATAA
- a CDS encoding cytochrome c oxidase assembly factor Coa1 family protein codes for MEENQQHKGWFGRNWKWAVPTGCGIMLLIGIIAIVGGLFWGVTSIIQESDGVKEAMSRVQQNEIIISALGEPIEISGMTTGNIHTSNGTTSLDVTVPIKGPDGTGVLKVIGNEQNDVWSYQFMEVHLSDSNETVNLLDND; via the coding sequence ATGGAAGAAAATCAGCAGCACAAGGGATGGTTTGGTCGAAACTGGAAATGGGCGGTCCCCACCGGATGTGGGATCATGCTATTGATCGGTATTATTGCCATCGTAGGCGGCTTATTTTGGGGAGTTACCAGCATAATTCAGGAAAGTGACGGAGTGAAGGAAGCCATGTCCCGCGTGCAACAAAACGAAATAATAATTTCAGCATTAGGGGAGCCCATAGAAATTAGCGGAATGACCACAGGAAACATACACACTTCAAATGGAACTACCTCTTTGGACGTGACCGTACCCATAAAAGGCCCGGATGGAACAGGAGTATTGAAGGTAATTGGAAACGAACAAAACGATGTTTGGAGCTATCAATTTATGGAAGTCCATCTTTCAGATTCAAACGAAACCGTCAACTTGTTAGATAACGATTAA
- the bioA gene encoding adenosylmethionine--8-amino-7-oxononanoate transaminase, with translation MSLQNRDKKHIWHPLTQHKTSEGALAIVAAKGVYLYDEKGNGYIDAIASWYTAMYGHCNEKITSAVAAQMLRLDHVVFTGFTHEPAIDLSEKLISILPENQQKIFFNDNGSTAVEVGIKMALQYHHNKGFKKNTLVAFEEGFHGDTFGAMSVSGLSVYNGPFEEFFLKVERIPVPNGANENEILSRLEIIFSENDCAAFVYEPLVQGAAGMKMHSREGLEKILKLCKRNNVLCIADEVMTGFGKTGKHFASNHLNTQPDIICLSKALTAGMMPMGITSCTQDIFDAFLDDAIGKGFFHAHTYSANPLACAAAIAGIDLLCSKEIQLAIERIEAQHKQFLIRIIDHPKVSAVRQLGVILALDLKTEMERYGDLRNRLYDHFMTDGIYLRPLGNTIYILPPYCITNSELKKIYDSILKALKIF, from the coding sequence ATGTCGCTTCAGAACCGGGATAAAAAACACATCTGGCATCCGTTAACCCAGCACAAGACCAGTGAAGGAGCTCTAGCGATCGTTGCGGCCAAAGGGGTTTATTTGTACGATGAAAAAGGGAACGGATATATAGATGCCATCGCTTCCTGGTATACGGCCATGTACGGCCATTGTAATGAAAAGATCACTTCGGCAGTTGCTGCCCAGATGCTTCGTTTGGATCATGTTGTTTTTACGGGTTTTACCCACGAACCGGCAATTGATCTTTCTGAAAAACTTATTTCAATTCTACCTGAGAACCAGCAAAAGATCTTTTTTAACGACAACGGTTCGACAGCCGTAGAAGTAGGAATAAAAATGGCGCTGCAGTACCACCACAACAAGGGGTTTAAAAAGAATACGCTAGTAGCCTTTGAGGAAGGTTTTCATGGAGACACCTTTGGGGCGATGAGCGTTTCGGGACTATCGGTTTATAACGGGCCATTTGAAGAATTTTTTCTGAAGGTAGAGCGCATTCCCGTTCCTAACGGAGCTAATGAAAATGAGATCCTCAGTAGACTCGAAATCATTTTTTCTGAAAATGACTGTGCTGCCTTCGTCTACGAACCTTTGGTACAAGGTGCTGCAGGTATGAAAATGCATTCGAGGGAGGGACTTGAGAAAATACTGAAGCTGTGTAAAAGGAATAATGTTCTTTGTATTGCCGATGAGGTGATGACCGGATTCGGAAAAACCGGGAAACATTTTGCTTCCAATCATCTTAACACCCAACCCGATATCATTTGTCTTAGTAAAGCCCTTACTGCCGGGATGATGCCGATGGGAATTACGAGTTGTACACAGGATATATTTGATGCTTTTCTCGATGATGCTATTGGGAAGGGCTTTTTTCATGCCCATACCTATAGTGCAAATCCGTTAGCATGCGCCGCGGCAATTGCCGGGATAGACCTGTTGTGCTCTAAGGAGATTCAGCTCGCTATAGAACGTATAGAAGCACAACATAAGCAATTTTTAATACGGATTATAGACCATCCAAAAGTCAGTGCAGTTCGGCAATTGGGAGTTATTCTTGCTTTAGACCTTAAAACGGAAATGGAGCGATATGGTGATCTTAGGAATCGATTATACGATCACTTTATGACCGACGGAATTTATCTTAGACCTCTCGGGAATACCATATATATCCTCCCGCCATATTGTATTACGAATTCTGAATTGAAGAAGATCTATGACAGTATTTTAAAGGCCCTGAAGATCTTTTAA
- the glmS gene encoding glutamine--fructose-6-phosphate transaminase (isomerizing), producing the protein MCGIVGYIGKRDAYPIIINGLKRLEYRGYDSAGVALYDGTDIQLAKTKGKVADLEALADRKIKKNGTLGIGHTRWATHGVPNDVNSHPHYSQSGDLVIIHNGIIENYASIKKELIKRGYTFTSDTDTEVLVNLIEDVKKNEKVKLGKAVQIALNQVVGAYAIALFDRNKPDEIVVAKLGSPLAIGIGEDEFFVASDASPFIEFTNNAIYLKDEEMAIIRRGRDVKVRKIKDDSLVAPYIHELQLNLEQIEKGGFDHFMLKEIYEQPSVIKDTYRGRLLANKGIIKLGGLEDYIEKFTNADRIIIVACGTSWHAGLVAEYIFEDLARIPVEVEYASEFRYRNPIITEKDVVIAISQSGETADTLAAIKLAKEKGAFVYGICNVVGSTISRETHSGTYTHAGPEIGVASTKAFTTQITVLTMIALKLAKVKGTISHSDYMLHLRELETIPAKVEEALQSDAHIKVIAEEFKNARNFLYLGRGYNFPVALEGALKLKEISYIHAEGYPAAEMKHGPIALIDEEMPVVVIAVNSNHYEKVVSNIQEIKSRAGRIIAVVTEGDTLVKEMADYIMEVPHTPESLTPLVTTIPLQLLSYHIAVMLNRNVDQPRNLAKSVTVE; encoded by the coding sequence ATGTGTGGAATTGTAGGCTATATTGGAAAAAGAGATGCGTATCCTATTATTATCAACGGACTAAAACGTCTGGAATATCGTGGATATGATAGTGCCGGAGTTGCATTATACGATGGCACCGATATTCAATTGGCCAAAACCAAAGGAAAGGTCGCCGACCTTGAAGCACTTGCAGACAGGAAGATAAAAAAGAACGGAACACTTGGGATTGGTCATACCCGATGGGCCACTCACGGAGTTCCAAATGATGTGAACTCTCATCCTCATTACTCACAAAGCGGTGATCTGGTAATTATCCACAACGGTATTATTGAAAACTATGCCTCAATAAAAAAGGAACTTATTAAACGTGGGTATACGTTCACGTCCGATACCGATACTGAAGTTCTTGTAAATCTTATTGAAGACGTAAAAAAGAACGAAAAAGTTAAGCTGGGAAAGGCGGTGCAAATTGCTTTAAATCAGGTGGTGGGTGCTTACGCCATCGCATTGTTCGATAGGAACAAGCCCGACGAGATCGTAGTTGCCAAATTGGGTAGCCCGCTGGCCATCGGAATTGGTGAAGATGAATTCTTTGTTGCCAGTGATGCCTCTCCTTTTATAGAATTTACTAACAATGCTATTTATCTTAAGGATGAGGAAATGGCGATCATACGTCGCGGGCGGGATGTAAAAGTTAGAAAAATTAAGGACGATAGCCTGGTGGCTCCCTACATTCACGAGTTGCAGCTAAACCTTGAGCAGATCGAGAAAGGCGGGTTCGATCATTTTATGCTGAAGGAGATCTACGAACAACCTTCTGTAATTAAGGACACGTATCGTGGACGGTTATTAGCGAATAAGGGAATTATTAAACTTGGCGGACTCGAAGATTATATTGAGAAGTTTACCAATGCAGATCGTATCATTATTGTGGCCTGTGGAACTTCCTGGCATGCCGGATTGGTGGCAGAATATATTTTTGAAGACCTTGCACGTATCCCTGTGGAAGTGGAATATGCGTCCGAATTCAGATACCGAAATCCTATTATTACCGAAAAGGATGTGGTGATCGCTATCTCCCAAAGTGGTGAAACTGCCGATACGCTGGCAGCCATTAAACTTGCGAAGGAAAAAGGAGCTTTTGTTTATGGAATTTGCAACGTTGTGGGATCAACCATTTCGCGTGAAACTCATAGCGGCACCTATACTCATGCCGGCCCCGAAATTGGTGTGGCATCCACGAAAGCCTTTACTACACAGATCACGGTGTTAACCATGATAGCCTTAAAATTGGCAAAGGTGAAAGGCACAATATCTCACAGTGACTATATGCTGCATTTGCGTGAACTGGAGACCATACCTGCCAAAGTCGAAGAAGCACTGCAAAGTGATGCACATATTAAAGTAATAGCAGAAGAATTTAAGAACGCCCGAAACTTTTTATATCTGGGAAGAGGTTACAATTTCCCGGTTGCGCTGGAAGGTGCACTAAAGCTTAAGGAAATTTCCTATATCCATGCCGAAGGCTATCCAGCCGCTGAAATGAAACACGGTCCCATCGCACTTATTGATGAGGAAATGCCGGTGGTGGTGATCGCTGTAAACAGTAATCATTACGAAAAAGTGGTGAGTAACATTCAGGAGATAAAATCCAGAGCCGGACGAATCATTGCCGTTGTTACTGAAGGAGATACTCTGGTAAAAGAAATGGCAGATTATATTATGGAAGTCCCTCATACCCCGGAATCCCTTACTCCATTGGTTACGACCATTCCGCTGCAGTTATTGTCCTATCACATAGCCGTGATGCTAAACCGAAATGTGGATCAACCGCGAAATCTCGCCAAGTCGGTTACCGTAGAGTAA
- the atpD gene encoding F0F1 ATP synthase subunit beta, with the protein MSQVTGKVAQIIGPVVDVTFANGAELPKIYDSLEVDNNGNKLILEVQSHVGENTVRTISMDSTDGLSRGVDAVATGAPIQMPIGEEVYGRLFNVIGDAIDGIGNLPKAGDDGLPIHREAPKFEDLSTSTEVLFTGIKVIDLIEPYAKGGKIGLFGGAGVGKTVLIQELINNIAKGHGGLSVFAGVGERTREGNDLLREMLESGIIRYGDDFLHSMENGGWDLSKVDKEKMKESKATFVFGQMNEPPGARARVALSGLTIAEYFRDGAGDSQGKDVLFFVDNIFRFTQAGSEVSALLGRMPSAVGYQPTLATEMGAMQERITSTKKGSITSVQAVYVPADDLTDPAPATTFAHLDATTVLSRKIAELGIYPAVDPLDSTSRILTADILGKEHYDCAQRVKELLQRYKELQDIIAILGMEELSEEDKMAVGRARRVQRFLSQPFHVAEQFTGIPGVLVDIKETIKGFNMIMDGELDHLPEAAFNLKGTIEEAIEAGEKMLAEA; encoded by the coding sequence ATGTCACAAGTTACAGGAAAAGTTGCACAGATTATTGGCCCGGTAGTAGACGTTACGTTTGCTAATGGTGCTGAACTTCCGAAGATCTACGATTCACTAGAAGTAGATAACAATGGAAATAAATTGATCCTTGAAGTACAATCACACGTAGGTGAAAACACCGTACGTACCATTTCTATGGACTCTACCGATGGTTTAAGCCGTGGGGTAGATGCTGTTGCAACAGGAGCGCCTATACAGATGCCCATTGGCGAGGAAGTATACGGACGTCTTTTTAATGTAATTGGTGATGCGATCGACGGAATTGGAAACTTGCCAAAAGCAGGTGACGATGGTTTACCTATTCACCGTGAAGCACCAAAATTTGAAGACCTTTCTACTTCTACTGAAGTTCTTTTTACAGGGATCAAGGTCATCGACCTTATTGAGCCTTATGCAAAAGGAGGAAAGATCGGTTTATTTGGTGGAGCCGGAGTAGGTAAAACGGTATTGATCCAGGAGCTTATTAACAATATTGCGAAGGGACACGGTGGATTGTCTGTATTTGCCGGAGTGGGAGAACGTACTCGTGAAGGGAATGACTTACTTCGTGAGATGCTTGAGTCGGGAATTATTCGTTATGGAGACGATTTCCTTCACTCTATGGAAAATGGGGGATGGGATCTGTCTAAGGTAGATAAAGAAAAAATGAAAGAATCGAAAGCGACTTTCGTATTCGGACAGATGAACGAACCTCCCGGAGCACGTGCACGAGTAGCACTTTCCGGTCTTACCATTGCTGAGTATTTCCGTGATGGAGCGGGTGACAGTCAGGGGAAAGACGTACTCTTCTTCGTAGATAACATTTTCCGATTTACACAAGCGGGATCTGAGGTATCGGCACTACTTGGTCGTATGCCTTCTGCGGTGGGATATCAGCCAACATTAGCAACCGAGATGGGTGCGATGCAGGAGCGAATTACTTCAACCAAAAAAGGATCTATTACATCGGTTCAGGCGGTATATGTACCTGCAGATGACCTTACCGATCCGGCGCCGGCAACAACCTTTGCCCACCTGGATGCAACCACTGTATTATCGCGTAAGATTGCCGAGCTGGGTATTTATCCTGCGGTGGATCCATTGGATTCTACTTCGCGTATCCTTACAGCCGATATTCTTGGAAAAGAGCATTACGACTGTGCGCAACGTGTAAAAGAGTTGTTACAGCGATATAAGGAATTACAGGATATTATTGCCATTCTTGGGATGGAAGAACTTTCGGAAGAAGATAAAATGGCGGTAGGACGTGCACGTCGTGTACAGCGTTTCCTTTCTCAGCCTTTCCACGTGGCAGAACAGTTTACAGGTATTCCCGGAGTATTGGTAGATATCAAGGAAACCATCAAAGGATTTAATATGATCATGGATGGCGAATTGGATCACTTACCGGAAGCTGCTTTTAACCTGAAAGGGACCATTGAAGAAGCGATCGAGGCCGGAGAGAAAATGTTAGCGGAAGCGTAA
- a CDS encoding aminotransferase class IV — protein MLQHFDPRNNNIQVFIKDRLYPREAAKVSVFDSSVQGGDAVWEGLRVYPEGIVCLDKHLTRLQESAKTLAFTDIPSKEMIKRAIKETLDANGMNNDTHIRLTLTRGEKITSGMDPRLNQNGSCLIVLAEWKPLVYDNNSGIKVISSSQRRNAPQFLDSKIHHNNLLNNILTKIQANVAGKDAGLMLDERGFVAELNGSNLFMVKNEKVYTPFGHACLPGITRNTVMEMCAAEGIAIEEADLSLSQFINADGVFATGTMGELTPVVEIDGRSIPKEDALMQNVLKLFKKKVRGYCESF, from the coding sequence ATGCTACAACACTTCGACCCGCGAAATAACAATATTCAGGTTTTTATAAAGGACAGATTATACCCGAGAGAAGCAGCGAAAGTTTCGGTTTTTGACAGCTCGGTGCAAGGGGGAGACGCCGTTTGGGAAGGGTTACGGGTATATCCTGAAGGTATAGTGTGCTTGGACAAGCATCTTACACGCTTGCAGGAAAGTGCCAAGACCTTGGCATTTACCGATATTCCGTCAAAGGAAATGATAAAAAGGGCCATTAAGGAAACGCTGGACGCCAATGGCATGAACAACGACACACATATTCGGTTAACGCTTACCCGTGGAGAAAAGATCACCAGTGGTATGGACCCACGGCTTAACCAAAATGGCTCCTGCCTTATCGTGCTGGCAGAATGGAAGCCTTTGGTATACGATAACAACAGCGGGATAAAAGTGATAAGTAGTAGTCAGCGTAGAAATGCACCTCAGTTTCTGGACAGTAAGATCCATCACAACAATCTCCTCAATAACATTCTCACAAAAATACAGGCCAATGTAGCGGGAAAGGATGCCGGACTCATGCTCGATGAACGCGGTTTTGTTGCCGAATTGAACGGAAGTAATCTGTTTATGGTGAAAAATGAGAAGGTATATACTCCCTTTGGACATGCCTGTTTACCGGGTATTACAAGAAATACCGTAATGGAAATGTGTGCAGCTGAAGGGATCGCGATCGAGGAAGCCGACTTGAGTTTGTCTCAATTTATAAATGCCGATGGTGTCTTTGCCACGGGAACCATGGGAGAACTTACTCCGGTGGTCGAAATTGACGGGCGTTCGATCCCAAAAGAGGATGCGTTGATGCAAAATGTATTGAAACTGTTCAAAAAGAAGGTGAGAGGTTATTGCGAATCCTTTTAA
- a CDS encoding aminotransferase class I/II-fold pyridoxal phosphate-dependent enzyme has translation MDDFPKNLQIKLDSRTKDYSMRRLGTSTQLIDFSSNDYLGFSTSEEIYSRALQILKENALQYNGASGSRLLTGNHKVFTMAENYLANVNNADAALIFNSGFDANLGLLSSVPQRGDLILYDEFCHASIRDGIRMSNAKALKFEHNNLEHLTTIAERERASHNEIYVVTESVFSMDGDTPHLKAMTALCTRFKLRLIVDEAHALGVVGTGKGLIYEQGLEKHIFARVFTFGKALGCHGAAILGSHTLIEYLVNFSRSFIYTTALPPHAVASILAAYEQLSSAEGIKRVKALKNNIEMFRSSVGNNQLSERFLTSDSAIHSCIIPTNEVVKAVSEKLKTKGYDVRPILSPTVPMGQERLRICVHSYNTEAQINSLCNILKDELNEIAL, from the coding sequence ATGGATGATTTTCCGAAAAACCTTCAGATAAAACTGGATTCCAGAACCAAAGATTACTCCATGCGTCGGTTGGGTACTTCAACTCAATTAATTGATTTTTCTTCGAATGATTATCTGGGTTTTAGTACTTCGGAAGAAATATATAGCAGGGCATTACAAATCCTAAAAGAAAACGCCTTGCAATATAATGGTGCAAGCGGCTCGCGTTTATTAACCGGAAATCATAAGGTATTCACAATGGCTGAAAATTACCTCGCGAACGTTAACAATGCTGACGCTGCACTTATCTTTAATAGTGGTTTTGATGCCAACCTCGGTCTCTTAAGCAGTGTGCCTCAACGCGGAGATCTTATTCTGTATGACGAATTCTGTCATGCATCCATTAGAGACGGCATACGGATGAGCAATGCAAAGGCCTTAAAGTTTGAGCACAACAACCTGGAGCATTTGACAACAATAGCCGAAAGGGAGAGGGCGAGTCATAATGAAATCTATGTAGTGACCGAATCGGTTTTTTCTATGGATGGGGATACTCCGCACTTAAAAGCAATGACGGCGCTTTGCACCCGGTTCAAGCTACGGTTGATCGTTGATGAAGCCCATGCACTGGGCGTTGTGGGAACGGGAAAGGGACTTATTTACGAACAAGGTCTGGAGAAGCACATTTTTGCTCGGGTCTTTACTTTTGGGAAGGCACTGGGTTGTCATGGTGCCGCAATACTTGGAAGTCATACCCTTATCGAATATCTCGTTAATTTCTCCCGTAGTTTTATTTATACAACAGCACTGCCTCCACATGCGGTTGCAAGCATTCTGGCGGCATATGAACAGCTTTCCTCTGCTGAGGGAATTAAACGAGTGAAAGCACTAAAAAACAATATAGAAATGTTTCGATCATCGGTTGGGAACAATCAACTGAGTGAACGTTTTTTGACCTCCGATTCTGCCATACATTCATGTATTATTCCAACAAACGAAGTTGTTAAGGCGGTTTCTGAAAAACTAAAAACAAAGGGTTATGATGTTAGGCCTATTCTATCCCCAACGGTTCCCATGGGGCAGGAGCGTTTGCGAATTTGTGTCCATAGTTATAATACCGAGGCACAGATTAACAGCTTGTGCAATATTTTAAAGGATGAATTAAATGAGATCGCTCTTTAA
- a CDS encoding DUF4270 domain-containing protein has protein sequence MKFKNTLPVLLAILVAIIGFTSCEEDFNTIGSEIIGDQNINAQLDESGTVIAYSHKLTPVQTNGLPVYQLGIYNDPVFGKSTVNWLSQVTLESTDPNFGDSTELEEVFLYLPYFSTEEVVDEETTYSLDSIYGNTPITIEIYESNYFLRDFDPNTGLQETQKYYSNEGPTFENFLGELLLTIEDFKPSNEKIVVVEDDPTTTEVNEEEALIPGLRVELPVEFFKEKIIDMEGSSELLNNNNFREYFRGLYFKVSSPTNDGNLFFFDAANATITLNYTFEGEDPEDRIDAALTLLFNAISVNVYENNLPTSIVSDLLNVNETEGEETLYLRGGDGIITIVELFGEDTDNDGVPEELEDLREKEWLINEANLMFYVDQNRVVGGSNEPERIIIYDINNGTLLIDYTLDITSGEEPIDAFSQHFGRLERGSDSDGDFYKMRITNHISNLINKDSTNVRLGVMVSQNVKVPDFVDLKNPDLLNIEKVPATSVVSPQGTILHGNRSSNENKRLKLQIYYTEPN, from the coding sequence ATGAAGTTTAAGAATACATTGCCTGTTCTATTGGCAATCTTAGTAGCTATAATAGGATTCACCTCCTGTGAAGAAGATTTTAATACTATTGGTTCCGAGATCATTGGTGACCAGAATATTAACGCACAACTGGATGAATCCGGAACCGTAATTGCCTACAGTCATAAATTAACTCCGGTGCAAACTAACGGTTTGCCTGTATATCAGCTTGGAATCTATAACGACCCAGTTTTCGGAAAATCTACAGTGAATTGGTTATCTCAGGTTACTTTGGAATCTACCGACCCCAATTTTGGCGATTCTACCGAGCTGGAAGAAGTGTTCCTGTATCTCCCTTATTTTAGTACCGAGGAGGTTGTTGATGAAGAAACCACTTATTCGCTGGACTCAATCTACGGAAACACTCCCATTACAATCGAAATTTATGAATCCAATTATTTTTTAAGGGATTTTGATCCGAATACTGGACTGCAGGAAACACAAAAATACTACTCAAATGAAGGGCCTACCTTCGAGAATTTTCTGGGAGAGCTACTACTTACCATAGAAGATTTTAAGCCCAGTAATGAAAAGATTGTAGTTGTCGAGGATGACCCGACAACCACTGAGGTGAACGAGGAAGAAGCATTGATCCCCGGTTTAAGAGTCGAGTTACCCGTGGAGTTCTTTAAGGAAAAGATCATCGATATGGAAGGGTCGTCGGAGTTGCTTAACAATAACAATTTTCGGGAGTATTTCAGAGGGCTTTATTTTAAGGTTTCTTCCCCAACTAATGACGGAAATCTGTTTTTCTTCGATGCGGCAAACGCTACCATAACGTTAAACTACACTTTTGAAGGAGAAGATCCTGAAGATCGAATTGACGCAGCTTTAACGCTGCTTTTTAATGCCATTAGTGTCAATGTATACGAGAACAATCTGCCTACTTCTATTGTAAGCGATCTGCTTAATGTAAATGAGACCGAAGGTGAAGAGACCTTATATCTTCGAGGTGGTGACGGTATCATTACCATTGTAGAGCTTTTTGGGGAGGATACAGATAATGATGGAGTACCGGAAGAACTTGAAGATCTTCGTGAAAAAGAATGGTTAATTAATGAAGCCAACCTAATGTTCTACGTAGATCAAAACAGGGTAGTTGGGGGGTCTAACGAGCCCGAACGAATTATAATTTACGATATTAACAACGGTACCCTGCTCATTGATTACACATTGGATATTACTTCGGGTGAAGAACCTATCGATGCTTTTTCACAGCATTTTGGACGACTGGAACGGGGAAGTGATAGTGATGGAGATTTTTACAAGATGCGGATTACCAACCACATAAGTAACTTAATCAATAAGGACTCTACTAATGTGAGGCTAGGTGTTATGGTTTCTCAGAATGTTAAAGTTCCGGATTTTGTTGATCTTAAAAACCCAGATCTGTTAAATATTGAAAAAGTGCCCGCAACAAGCGTGGTGTCTCCTCAGGGAACGATACTGCATGGAAACAGATCCTCTAACGAGAATAAAAGACTGAAGCTTCAGATTTATTATACCGAACCTAACTAA